In Pedobacter heparinus DSM 2366, the following are encoded in one genomic region:
- a CDS encoding RagB/SusD family nutrient uptake outer membrane protein: MKKINIILLITLIGTFMSCKKFLDVVPDNVATIDYAFNLRSSAEKYLFTCYSYMPANGHFNTNTGFSAADEIWYPNPPMDVSTNFYSIALGLQNSDNPFGNYWSGSRGGKPLFRGIRDCNIFLDNINKVEEMNTWEKERWIAEVKFLKAYYHFYLLRMYGPIPLMKENLPIASSPEQVQVRRAPLDSCVNYIVQLLDESFDNPNLPESVASTEVSELGRITKPIVKALKAKVLVTAASPLFNGNPEYAGFSDKQGVPLFTPAYDATKWQRAADACKEAIDYCHAQGYRLSTFPGLATYVINDTIRKQLEIRTAITQREANPEVIWANTNSRADVNMQRWSMPIIAGGATSGSGPKGILAPTLKMAEMFYTEHGLPINSDKTWDYAGRYELKVAADKDRFYVKLDSNTVKLHFDREPRFYASIGFDRGIWFGNWVNNNDITKNLNFVQARASEISARQGISNFSITGYWIKKLVNIETFCAADGNITSNTVTYPWPELRLSDLYLLYAEALNEVNGYSPATTAYLNLVRERAGVLSVEEAWDRFSTQPGYYNDKTNLRKIIHQERSIELAFEGQRFWDLRRWKEAHKDLNQPVKGWDITQKSANSFYRSVLLYNQYFTMKEYLWPIELGEMQINKNLVQNPGW; this comes from the coding sequence ATGAAAAAAATTAATATCATATTGCTCATTACCCTTATAGGCACTTTCATGTCCTGCAAAAAATTTCTGGATGTTGTTCCGGATAACGTTGCTACGATAGACTATGCCTTTAACCTGCGCTCATCTGCAGAAAAATATTTATTTACCTGCTATTCTTATATGCCGGCCAATGGTCATTTCAATACCAATACTGGTTTTTCGGCTGCTGATGAGATCTGGTATCCAAATCCACCAATGGATGTGAGTACCAATTTTTACAGCATCGCGTTAGGTCTGCAAAATTCCGACAACCCTTTTGGTAACTATTGGAGTGGCAGTCGTGGAGGCAAACCTTTGTTCCGCGGTATACGGGACTGTAACATCTTTTTGGACAACATCAATAAGGTAGAAGAGATGAATACCTGGGAAAAGGAACGCTGGATTGCAGAGGTGAAATTTCTGAAAGCTTATTATCATTTCTATCTGTTAAGGATGTATGGCCCCATTCCGCTGATGAAGGAGAATTTGCCAATTGCCTCTTCTCCCGAACAGGTTCAGGTACGCAGGGCACCTTTAGATAGCTGTGTAAACTATATTGTCCAGCTATTGGATGAGTCATTTGACAATCCCAATCTGCCGGAAAGTGTTGCCTCAACAGAAGTTTCAGAGCTCGGAAGGATCACCAAACCTATTGTAAAAGCTTTAAAGGCTAAAGTACTGGTTACTGCAGCAAGCCCCCTGTTTAACGGAAATCCTGAATATGCAGGTTTCAGCGACAAGCAGGGTGTACCACTTTTTACACCTGCTTATGATGCAACCAAATGGCAACGCGCTGCCGATGCTTGTAAGGAGGCTATCGACTACTGTCATGCTCAGGGCTACAGGTTAAGCACTTTCCCGGGACTGGCTACTTATGTGATCAACGATACGATCAGGAAACAACTGGAAATCCGCACAGCCATTACCCAGCGTGAAGCTAACCCGGAAGTAATCTGGGCAAATACCAACAGCAGGGCCGATGTAAACATGCAACGCTGGTCTATGCCTATCATTGCAGGTGGTGCTACCAGTGGTAGTGGCCCTAAAGGTATTCTTGCCCCTACATTGAAAATGGCTGAAATGTTTTATACGGAGCACGGACTTCCGATTAACAGCGACAAAACCTGGGACTATGCCGGACGCTATGAACTTAAGGTTGCTGCAGATAAAGACCGGTTTTATGTGAAACTGGATTCCAATACTGTAAAACTACATTTTGACAGGGAACCCCGTTTTTATGCCAGTATCGGATTCGACCGTGGTATATGGTTTGGCAACTGGGTAAACAACAACGATATTACAAAAAACCTCAATTTTGTACAGGCCAGGGCTTCAGAAATTTCGGCACGCCAGGGTATCAGTAATTTTTCTATCACAGGTTACTGGATCAAAAAACTGGTAAATATCGAGACTTTTTGTGCTGCTGACGGAAACATTACCAGCAATACCGTTACCTACCCATGGCCGGAGCTGCGGTTATCGGATCTGTATTTATTGTATGCAGAAGCATTAAATGAAGTAAATGGCTACAGTCCTGCAACAACAGCATACCTGAACCTGGTAAGGGAACGGGCTGGCGTCCTATCTGTTGAAGAAGCCTGGGACAGGTTCTCTACACAGCCTGGGTACTACAACGATAAGACTAATTTAAGAAAGATCATCCATCAGGAGCGCAGCATTGAGCTGGCTTTTGAAGGCCAGCGTTTCTGGGACCTGCGCAGATGGAAAGAGGCACATAAAGATTTGAACCAGCCGGTAAAAGGTTGGGACATTACCCAAAAAAGTGCGAATTCATTTTACCGTTCGGTCTTGCTGTACAACCAATACTTCACCATGAAGGAATATTTATGGCCAATAGAGCTTGGAGAAATGCAGATCAACAAAAATCTGGTCCAAAATCCAGGCTGGTAA
- a CDS encoding DUF5000 domain-containing lipoprotein, with protein sequence MKQFKTILTLFMLVSVVMSSCKEETLKPLYGEKGAPKPVTNASVENIAGGAIISYTLPDDANLLYVKAEYERQGKMVVSKSSFYKKSVLIEGLGDTNPREVKLYAVGTGEEASAPIKVTINPLAPPIFGVMQSLAIRESFGGMNVKFLNPASTGERPYNIVIGVVVWDDKLSEWKDVDAYYTGLASGGFSVRGLEAKPRKFGFFVKDTWDNRTDTLQKEMTPIYEEQLKAAVDVRKKFPIPQIRPLPVDGSLLAEPGNLSSWPFTNLFDNQIGNNGFHSNEKNPLPAWFPMDLGKVTRLSRYKIWQRMHDDNSTYFYSHGNPHEWEIWGTNTPADQNSWVMLDHQIMVKPSGLPVGQVSNDDVEIARAGHEYEFPLDAPAVRYIAWKHIDNWASIQGTLGFLHMSELRIWGQIQQ encoded by the coding sequence ATGAAACAGTTTAAAACGATACTTACCCTATTCATGCTGGTATCGGTGGTGATGTCTTCCTGTAAAGAAGAAACCCTTAAGCCGCTTTACGGTGAAAAAGGTGCACCCAAACCAGTTACAAATGCTTCGGTTGAAAACATTGCTGGGGGGGCTATAATTAGTTATACCCTTCCCGATGATGCAAATCTTTTATATGTAAAAGCAGAATATGAGCGCCAGGGTAAAATGGTGGTCTCGAAATCATCTTTTTACAAAAAATCAGTCCTTATTGAAGGCTTAGGTGATACCAATCCGCGCGAGGTTAAACTTTATGCAGTTGGAACCGGTGAAGAAGCATCCGCACCAATTAAAGTAACCATTAACCCCTTAGCCCCTCCAATCTTTGGCGTGATGCAGTCCCTGGCCATCAGAGAGTCCTTTGGTGGAATGAATGTGAAGTTCCTGAACCCGGCATCTACAGGCGAACGCCCCTACAATATTGTAATTGGTGTAGTGGTATGGGACGACAAGCTGAGCGAATGGAAAGATGTAGATGCCTATTATACAGGTTTGGCCTCAGGTGGTTTTTCAGTACGTGGCCTGGAAGCTAAACCCCGTAAGTTTGGTTTTTTCGTAAAAGATACCTGGGACAACCGAACAGATACTTTGCAGAAAGAAATGACGCCAATATATGAAGAGCAGTTAAAAGCAGCTGTAGATGTCAGGAAAAAATTTCCGATCCCGCAGATAAGACCGCTTCCTGTTGACGGTTCCCTGCTGGCAGAACCTGGTAACCTGAGTTCATGGCCGTTCACCAATTTATTCGACAATCAGATCGGTAACAATGGTTTTCATTCCAATGAGAAAAATCCCTTACCAGCCTGGTTCCCTATGGATTTGGGTAAAGTTACACGTTTAAGCCGCTATAAGATCTGGCAACGTATGCACGATGACAACTCGACTTATTTTTATAGCCATGGAAACCCCCACGAATGGGAAATATGGGGTACCAATACACCTGCCGATCAAAACAGCTGGGTAATGCTCGATCACCAGATCATGGTAAAACCTTCAGGATTGCCAGTCGGACAGGTATCCAATGATGATGTGGAGATTGCCCGTGCCGGTCATGAATATGAATTCCCGCTCGATGCGCCTGCGGTAAGGTATATCGCCTGGAAACACATTGATAACTGGGCATCCATACAGGGTACACTAGGTTTTCTGCATATGTCCGAGTTAAGAATATGGGGACAGATTCAACAATAA
- a CDS encoding DUF4998 domain-containing protein, with translation MDATYKDFLNGGEIVYNGKPELLQVFSGNKRVKLKWYIVSDPKITSAKIYWNNPAHIEGEPVIPGQRPAGRDSVVLAIQRGSGTDSVQTFIDRLKEGIYTFSVFMYDDKGHSSVKSEVIGDVYGDNYQASITNRPLDMPQLNILNGKSDLYIPWYGVAQQAVRIDLIYTNTAGQVKTVQKKKIPNPADARRGMIWLDRDTLFNFKDAPGAKVRYRTAYLPEETAIDTFFTAYTDIGYKYYVPPTPPSKDENLALKKKVTTSSGTGTTLTDGDRTNATVWQPSSSERADLNVWFYVDLGSAVDFNTVQTYFIKDPGKITYYEVLYTEAATIATDTKWKRAYIKFGAPETEDIFVSTNADNTALVNLKGRFIKINIGLRDEATNINVSEIEVYKKDKL, from the coding sequence ATGGACGCCACCTACAAGGATTTCCTGAATGGCGGCGAAATCGTTTACAATGGTAAGCCCGAGCTTTTACAGGTTTTTTCAGGTAACAAAAGGGTTAAATTAAAATGGTATATCGTATCAGACCCAAAAATAACCTCTGCAAAAATATACTGGAACAATCCGGCGCATATAGAAGGAGAACCTGTTATTCCGGGTCAAAGACCTGCAGGCCGCGACTCTGTTGTTCTGGCTATACAGCGGGGCAGTGGTACCGATTCAGTGCAAACATTTATTGACAGGCTGAAAGAAGGAATCTATACCTTTAGTGTTTTCATGTACGACGATAAAGGACATTCTTCAGTTAAATCTGAAGTTATTGGCGATGTATATGGCGATAATTATCAGGCATCCATTACCAACAGACCCCTTGATATGCCCCAGCTCAATATTTTAAATGGTAAGAGCGACTTATACATTCCATGGTACGGAGTAGCCCAGCAGGCAGTAAGGATAGACCTTATTTATACCAATACTGCAGGCCAGGTTAAAACTGTTCAGAAGAAAAAGATTCCCAATCCTGCCGATGCCCGCAGGGGGATGATCTGGCTGGACAGGGATACCCTTTTCAACTTTAAGGATGCGCCAGGCGCAAAAGTAAGATACAGAACTGCTTATTTGCCGGAAGAAACGGCTATCGATACTTTTTTTACAGCATATACAGATATAGGTTACAAGTATTATGTACCGCCAACCCCTCCGTCAAAAGATGAAAACCTTGCGTTAAAGAAAAAGGTAACCACCAGCAGTGGAACAGGGACTACGCTTACCGATGGAGATCGTACAAATGCAACTGTTTGGCAGCCAAGTAGTTCTGAGCGTGCTGATCTGAACGTCTGGTTCTATGTCGACCTGGGCTCTGCTGTTGATTTTAATACGGTACAGACTTATTTTATTAAAGATCCGGGTAAGATTACCTATTATGAGGTATTGTATACTGAAGCCGCAACTATAGCAACGGATACGAAATGGAAAAGAGCTTACATCAAGTTCGGTGCACCTGAAACAGAAGATATATTTGTTTCCACAAATGCAGATAATACAGCGCTTGTTAACCTGAAAGGCCGGTTTATAAAAATCAATATTGGTTTAAGAGATGAGGCCACAAATATTAACGTCTCTGAAATTGAAGTTTATAAGAAAGATAAACTATAA
- a CDS encoding DUF4998 domain-containing protein translates to MKLKYFFPAVLLLMFFFLVSCKKKKIDPIDESAAATIGNVTALSINSGKSRVKLSWKQPAASANVSIAKYRVFWNNNTDSLELPAPAPTENVTTIINNLTEGNYSFFVYAYNNKGNKSQGTSVSGQVYGDKYEASLVNRPVDQVAHTATNGAAIISWKNAAAGAVHTEVTFTDSQGANHKVNVLPTTASTTLTAYKTGSAFSFRTAYLPQTSAIDTFHTAYSTMVVNLAGQVEEDKYASMINLEADGPGDTYGLINRILGGTAYEVPDCGHPVPHITEEFENGLNKNVFAFFAHVALDDDRCGATDRQRTEIKTYGSSPSAGKAFNGDEMIFKWKFKLDAAFQSSSGFTHIHQIKAGDGTNEDSPLITITPRYGSPDKLEIIHTGNTDATTLGKVKIVDLAPFKGNWIEATEKIKFGTHGTYELVLKKVSDGSVLLSYAISDMDLWRTAATFCRPKWGIYRSLSNAVRLRDEKVLFADFAIGKK, encoded by the coding sequence ATGAAACTAAAATATTTTTTTCCAGCCGTACTCCTGTTAATGTTTTTTTTCCTGGTGAGCTGTAAGAAAAAAAAGATTGACCCTATTGATGAGTCAGCCGCTGCAACAATAGGAAATGTTACAGCACTAAGCATTAACAGTGGAAAATCCCGTGTAAAATTAAGCTGGAAACAACCCGCTGCATCTGCTAATGTCAGCATCGCTAAATACCGCGTATTCTGGAACAATAATACCGATTCTCTTGAACTGCCGGCACCTGCCCCAACAGAAAATGTAACAACTATAATCAATAACCTGACCGAAGGAAATTATAGTTTTTTTGTATATGCCTACAATAACAAGGGTAATAAATCACAAGGCACATCTGTGAGCGGACAGGTTTATGGTGACAAGTATGAAGCGTCATTGGTAAACCGGCCTGTAGACCAGGTAGCTCATACTGCGACAAATGGTGCAGCAATCATCAGCTGGAAAAATGCAGCAGCAGGAGCTGTTCATACAGAAGTTACCTTCACTGACAGTCAGGGCGCCAACCATAAAGTAAATGTTTTACCAACAACAGCCAGTACTACACTAACAGCGTATAAAACTGGCAGCGCTTTCTCATTCAGAACAGCATACCTGCCACAAACATCTGCTATTGATACATTTCATACTGCTTACAGCACTATGGTCGTAAATCTTGCAGGGCAGGTTGAAGAAGATAAATATGCCTCAATGATTAACCTGGAGGCAGATGGCCCTGGTGATACTTACGGACTTATAAACCGGATATTAGGTGGTACAGCTTATGAAGTGCCTGATTGTGGACACCCGGTTCCACACATTACAGAAGAATTTGAGAATGGGCTAAATAAAAATGTATTTGCTTTTTTTGCCCATGTAGCCCTTGATGACGACCGTTGTGGTGCTACTGACAGGCAAAGAACAGAAATTAAAACATATGGGTCTTCTCCATCAGCCGGAAAGGCATTTAACGGTGATGAAATGATCTTTAAATGGAAGTTTAAACTGGATGCAGCTTTTCAGTCCTCATCTGGTTTTACACATATACATCAAATCAAGGCCGGGGATGGTACCAATGAAGATTCTCCGTTAATTACCATTACACCACGTTATGGCAGTCCGGATAAACTGGAAATCATTCATACCGGCAATACTGATGCTACTACGCTTGGCAAGGTTAAAATAGTTGACCTTGCACCATTCAAAGGGAATTGGATTGAAGCTACAGAAAAAATAAAATTTGGTACACATGGTACTTATGAGCTGGTATTGAAGAAAGTAAGTGATGGATCGGTATTGTTATCGTATGCTATAAGCGATATGGATCTGTGGCGTACAGCGGCTACATTTTGCCGTCCGAAATGGGGTATATACCGCAGTTTAAGTAATGCGGTTCGGTTGAGGGATGAAAAAGTCCTTTTTGCGGATTTTGCAATTGGAAAAAAGTAA
- a CDS encoding putative Ig domain-containing protein yields the protein MKKLIGLLWVSPWYKCFAGIPIFLLCALSATNLWAQTNSTFILTPAAKPEPRINGPRVFGVRPNHPILFTIPASGNRPMQFSAKPLPKGVKVDAKTGRISGSVAKPGTYTLNIEASNSLGKASREFKIIVGEEVALTPPMGWNHYNIYGTRITQEQVLTQAKAMASTGLINYGWSYMNIDDGWQGKRGGKHHAILPDSSRFPDMQQLVDEVHGLGLKIGTYSTPWVESYGHRTGGSAMNAEGTFERTKENIPRNKKQLPYAIGTYHFWDNDARQFAEWGFDYLKYDWNPIELNETKAMYDALRNSGRDLVYSLSNSTPFETIADLSQVSNAWRTGGDIKDNWKSLKSRIFTQDKWAKFARPGHWNDPDMMILGVVGWNSAEKWPSKLSSDEQYTHMTAWCLMSVPLLLGNDISKLDNFTLSLLTNDEVNAVNQDPLGKQAIVIAKEGDIGVMAKDMEDGSKAAGLFNLADDGSQQLTLKWSDLGIKGKYKLRDLWRQQDLGIFENEFKTEVAQHGVVMLRLFPVK from the coding sequence ATGAAAAAATTAATCGGGTTGTTATGGGTATCCCCCTGGTATAAATGTTTTGCAGGTATACCCATATTTTTACTTTGTGCATTAAGTGCAACAAATTTATGGGCGCAAACAAATTCAACATTTATTTTAACACCGGCAGCCAAACCGGAACCCCGTATCAACGGCCCCAGAGTATTTGGTGTCCGGCCCAATCATCCCATCTTGTTTACCATTCCGGCATCAGGCAACAGGCCCATGCAGTTCTCTGCTAAACCCCTGCCCAAAGGTGTAAAGGTAGATGCTAAAACCGGGCGCATTTCAGGATCAGTTGCCAAACCGGGTACTTATACCCTCAACATCGAAGCTTCCAATTCTCTGGGTAAAGCCAGCCGGGAATTCAAAATAATAGTAGGAGAAGAAGTGGCGCTTACGCCGCCAATGGGCTGGAACCATTACAACATCTATGGCACCAGGATTACCCAGGAACAAGTATTGACGCAGGCAAAAGCCATGGCCAGTACCGGTCTGATCAATTATGGATGGTCGTATATGAACATTGATGATGGCTGGCAGGGCAAACGTGGTGGTAAACATCATGCCATTCTTCCGGATAGCAGCCGGTTTCCGGATATGCAGCAACTGGTGGATGAGGTTCATGGTCTTGGCCTTAAAATTGGCACCTATTCTACCCCCTGGGTAGAGTCTTACGGTCACCGTACAGGTGGTTCGGCCATGAATGCCGAAGGAACATTTGAACGCACTAAAGAGAACATCCCCAGAAATAAAAAGCAGCTGCCTTATGCAATCGGGACCTATCATTTCTGGGATAATGATGCCAGACAATTTGCAGAATGGGGCTTTGATTACCTGAAGTACGACTGGAACCCTATAGAGTTAAACGAAACAAAGGCCATGTATGATGCACTCAGGAACAGTGGCCGCGACCTGGTTTACAGTTTATCCAACAGTACCCCCTTTGAAACCATTGCTGATCTGTCACAGGTATCAAATGCATGGCGTACGGGTGGCGACATTAAAGACAACTGGAAAAGTTTAAAAAGCAGGATTTTTACACAGGACAAATGGGCAAAGTTTGCCCGGCCGGGTCACTGGAACGATCCGGATATGATGATATTGGGGGTGGTAGGCTGGAACTCGGCAGAAAAATGGCCCTCCAAACTAAGTTCCGATGAGCAATATACTCACATGACGGCCTGGTGCCTGATGTCGGTACCCCTGTTGCTGGGGAACGACATTTCAAAACTGGACAACTTTACCTTAAGCCTGCTCACAAACGATGAAGTGAATGCTGTAAACCAGGATCCATTGGGTAAACAGGCCATTGTAATTGCCAAAGAAGGGGATATTGGCGTAATGGCAAAAGATATGGAAGACGGGAGCAAGGCTGCAGGTCTGTTTAACCTGGCTGACGATGGAAGTCAGCAGCTAACCCTAAAATGGTCTGATCTGGGTATCAAAGGTAAATATAAGCTGCGCGACCTGTGGCGCCAACAAGATCTTGGAATTTTTGAAAATGAATTTAAAACTGAAGTAGCACAACATGGAGTGGTTATGCTACGCTTGTTTCCTGTTAAATAA
- a CDS encoding glycoside hydrolase family 28 protein has translation MINQESSDQLSRRAWLGKVSVPALALGGAAMISATMPQEIPKQDIYNIRDYGAKGDGESLDTVAIQAAIDACNAAGGGTVFIPTGVFLSGTLQLKSNVTFHLSAGGKLLGSPKRAHYTAGKGVPAGNGNIVFLYAVNAERLSIEGKGTIDGNGLAFYNGKGDNTGPGQKGIDGNFDRPHLLIFYQCTELRLHDAFLQASAYHCIRLLQCKQVYIDGVRIYNRVNKNNDGFHFSSCQYVHITNCDVQCQDDACALFGSNKFVTITNCSFSTRWSIFRFGGGESQNIAVSNCLIYDTYGCPIKISAGRASIENFSFSNIIMKNVTGPIGIGFSGTPGNIQGGSNQVAGKPFIRNISFNGIRASVVAAPVPHPDIHFELNFKEGERNSCITLNAMDDHYLENISFTDVHVTYAGGGTLAQAGKHDVPKIAAEYFGVWDTAPGGPPAYGLYARNVKGLTLQNVRFEFEHNDSRPAIVFDNVQDAAINGLSLQGSTTAPSLLRIVNSKDLLFTATRVLSPCKVLLSLEGKSNEAITIDGGEFIKAITKVVYSGGANEKSLKLRT, from the coding sequence ATGATCAATCAGGAATCATCAGACCAGCTTTCGCGCCGCGCCTGGCTGGGCAAAGTTTCTGTTCCGGCCTTAGCACTTGGGGGAGCAGCGATGATCAGTGCCACAATGCCGCAGGAAATACCTAAACAGGATATTTATAACATCAGGGACTACGGAGCAAAAGGGGATGGGGAAAGCCTGGATACTGTTGCCATACAAGCTGCAATTGATGCCTGTAATGCGGCAGGGGGTGGCACGGTGTTCATTCCCACAGGTGTATTCTTATCCGGAACCCTGCAGCTTAAATCCAATGTAACCTTTCATTTATCAGCCGGGGGTAAATTACTTGGAAGTCCGAAAAGAGCCCATTATACCGCAGGCAAAGGTGTGCCGGCAGGAAATGGCAACATCGTTTTTCTGTATGCAGTAAATGCAGAAAGGTTAAGCATTGAGGGTAAAGGTACCATAGACGGGAACGGACTGGCATTCTATAACGGAAAAGGCGACAATACCGGGCCCGGACAAAAAGGCATTGATGGCAATTTCGACCGTCCGCATCTCCTCATTTTTTATCAATGTACCGAACTCCGTTTACACGATGCCTTTTTACAGGCCAGCGCCTACCACTGTATCCGTTTACTGCAATGTAAACAGGTATATATAGATGGTGTAAGAATTTATAACCGTGTAAATAAAAATAACGATGGTTTTCATTTTAGCAGTTGCCAGTACGTACACATTACCAATTGCGATGTACAATGCCAGGATGATGCCTGCGCTTTGTTTGGCAGTAATAAATTTGTAACCATTACCAATTGCAGTTTTAGTACCCGCTGGTCTATATTTCGTTTTGGCGGTGGCGAATCGCAGAATATTGCAGTATCCAATTGCCTTATTTACGATACTTATGGCTGCCCGATAAAGATCAGTGCAGGGAGGGCCAGTATAGAAAATTTTAGCTTCTCCAATATCATCATGAAAAATGTAACCGGGCCCATCGGGATTGGCTTTAGTGGTACACCCGGCAACATTCAAGGAGGCAGCAATCAGGTTGCCGGCAAGCCCTTTATCCGCAACATTTCGTTTAATGGTATAAGGGCCTCTGTAGTGGCGGCACCTGTCCCTCATCCCGATATCCATTTTGAACTCAACTTTAAAGAAGGAGAAAGAAACTCCTGCATTACCCTGAATGCTATGGACGATCATTACCTCGAAAACATCAGTTTTACGGATGTGCATGTAACCTATGCCGGGGGTGGTACACTAGCTCAGGCCGGTAAACACGATGTTCCGAAAATTGCTGCCGAATATTTTGGTGTCTGGGATACGGCGCCGGGAGGTCCCCCCGCCTATGGCTTGTATGCCAGAAATGTAAAGGGTTTAACCCTGCAAAATGTACGGTTCGAATTTGAGCATAATGACAGTCGGCCCGCTATTGTTTTTGACAATGTACAGGATGCAGCTATCAATGGCTTAAGTCTACAGGGCAGTACTACTGCGCCATCCCTGTTAAGAATAGTGAATTCAAAAGACCTGCTGTTTACCGCCACCAGGGTGTTAAGCCCTTGTAAGGTGCTGCTCAGTTTAGAAGGAAAATCCAATGAAGCCATAACCATTGACGGGGGCGAATTCATAAAGGCAATTACAAAAGTAGTTTACAGTGGAGGTGCGAATGAAAAATCTCTGAAATTAAGAACCTGA